A single region of the Stigmatopora argus isolate UIUO_Sarg chromosome 6, RoL_Sarg_1.0, whole genome shotgun sequence genome encodes:
- the LOC144075936 gene encoding uncharacterized protein LOC144075936 isoform X1 gives MGTPHGGSVASPLGLQARSDSSGQPPDGKHGLLEPPHRRPLRHQGAPRLAQAAPPSVAPGLVRPLRTARIRLLSRPFQPRAPPNPLCHLEAAGFAVGADVAEKKMTSAFGRLPVAENASLFSIERILSWEGKRRGKLHRPWHHVEESSDEENKSCHSQEDLHRSQASPTSGCYIGRRPRTAFTNSQVNVLEAVFRVDCYPGIHLREHLARRLDLDEDRIQIWFQNRRAKVKRWLREKQMRMVQLAVGDPEGKVKGQMRDDLQAEVDE, from the exons ATGGGCACTCCACACGGGGGGAGCGTGGCGTCTCCTCTCGGGCTCCAAGCAAGGTCAGACTCAAGTGGACAACCCCCAGACGGGAAACACGGCCTATTGGAGCCACCCCATCGACGTCCATTACGCCACCAAGGGGCTCCAAGGCTGGCCCAAGCTGCACCTCCAAGTGTGGCACCAGGACTCGTTCGGCCGCTGCGAACTGCTCGGATACGGTTACTGTCACGTCCCTTCCAGCCCAGGGCACCACCGAATCCACTGTGTCACCTGGAGGCCGCTGGGTTCGCTGTGGGAGCAGATGTCGCAGAG AAAAAGATGACGTCGGCTTTTGGTCGCCTTCCTGTCGCAGAAAATGCATCGCTGTTTTCCATCGAGAGGATTTTGTCTTGGGAGGGAAAACGCCGCGGGAAACTCCACCGACCTTGGCATCATGTGG AGGAGTCATCAGATGAGGAGAACAAATCTTGCCATTCACAAGAAGATCTCCATCGTTCTCAAGCGAGTCCCACGTCCGGCTGCTACATCGGACGGCGACCTCGAACGGCCTTCACCAACAGccaa GTGAATGTTCTAGAAGCTGTCTTTCGGGTCGATTGTTATCCAGGAATCCACTTGAGGGAACATCTGGCCAGGAGGCTGGACCTAGATGAGGACCGCATACAG aTATGGTTTCAGAACCGACGGGCAAAGGTAAAACGATGGCTCAGAGAAAAGCAAATGAGAATGGTTCAGTTGGCTGTGGGGGATCCGGAGgggaaggtcaaaggtcaaatgaGGGATGATCTACAGGCTGAGGTTGACGAatga
- the LOC144075936 gene encoding B9 domain-containing protein 2-like isoform X2 has protein sequence MAELHIIGQLVGASDFPHNTLFCKWALHTGGAWRLLSGSKQGQTQVDNPQTGNTAYWSHPIDVHYATKGLQGWPKLHLQVWHQDSFGRCELLGYGYCHVPSSPGHHRIHCVTWRPLGSLWEQMSQRKCIAVFHREDFVLGGKTPRETPPTLASCG, from the exons ATGGcggagcttcacatcatcggccAGCTTGTCGGCGCCAGCGATTTCCCCCACAATACCCTCTTCTGCAAATGGGCACTCCACACGGGGGGAGCGTGGCGTCTCCTCTCGGGCTCCAAGCAAGGTCAGACTCAAGTGGACAACCCCCAGACGGGAAACACGGCCTATTGGAGCCACCCCATCGACGTCCATTACGCCACCAAGGGGCTCCAAGGCTGGCCCAAGCTGCACCTCCAAGTGTGGCACCAGGACTCGTTCGGCCGCTGCGAACTGCTCGGATACGGTTACTGTCACGTCCCTTCCAGCCCAGGGCACCACCGAATCCACTGTGTCACCTGGAGGCCGCTGGGTTCGCTGTGGGAGCAGATGTCGCAGAG AAAATGCATCGCTGTTTTCCATCGAGAGGATTTTGTCTTGGGAGGGAAAACGCCGCGGGAAACTCCACCGACCTTGGCATCATGTGGGTGA
- the LOC144075935 gene encoding purine nucleoside phosphorylase-like, with product MEAAGNRTRTNLRSHAVMHSKEQISHDEYQKSADWLKSQTRHRPQVAIICGSGLGVLADVLKCQDSFSYADIPGFPQSTVQGHAGRLVFGELKGKTCVCMQGRFHMYEGHSLCKTTFPVRVFKLLGVETLIVTNAAGSLADGLRPGDIMIIKDHINFPGLMGFNPLNGPNDDKFGPRFPAMSGCYDKGLRSLALEIAKQMGVANLTQEGVYAMVGGPTFESIAEARLLHRLGVDAVGMSTAPEVVIATHCGLKVFGLSLITNKVVKSYEDTESVDHEGVLEVGRQRSQTLQQLVTELVARMEINNNIDSITNNTL from the exons ATGGAGGCAGCTGGGAATCGGACTCGCACAAACTTGCGCTCTCACGCCGTCATGCATAGCAAAGAACAGATCAG CCACGACGAATACCAAAAGTCGGCCGATTGGCTGAAGTCGCAGACCCGCCATCGCCCCCAGGTGGCCATCATCTGCGGTTCGGGTCTGGGGGTCCTGGCTGATGTCCTCAAGTGCCAGGATTCCTTCTCTTACGCCGACATTCCAGGCTTCCCGCAGAGCACGG TCCAAGGTCACGCCGGACGGCTGGTTTTCGGCGAGCTGAAGGGCAAAACCTGCGTGTGCATGCAGGGCCGCTTCCACATGTACGAAGGACACTCGCTATGCAAG ACCACCTTCCCCGTGAGGGTCTTCAAGCTTCTCGGCGTGGAGACCTTAATCGTGACCAACGCCGCCGGCTCATTGGCCGACGGCCTGCGTCCCGGCGACATCATGATCATCAAGGACCACATCAACTTCCCCGGCCTGATGGGTTTCAACCCCCTCAACGGACCGAACGACGACAA gtTCGGGCCACGTTTCCCGGCCATGTCGGGGTGCTACGACAAGGGCTTGCGTTCCCTCGCTCTGGAAATCGCAAAGCAGATGGGCGTGGCCAACCTCACGCAGGAGGGCGTGTACGCCATGGTGGGCGGGCCCACTTTTGAATCCATCGCAGAGGCCAGGCTGCTGCATCGGCTGGGCGTGGACGCCGTCG GCATGAGCACGGCCCCGGAGGTCGTCATAGCGACGCACTGCGGGTTGAAGGTTTTTGGCCTTTCTCTCATTACCAATAAg GTGGTCAAGAGCTACGAGGACACGGAAAGTGTGGACCACGAGGGCGTTCTGGAGGTGGGCCGGCAGCGCTCGCAAACTTTGCAGCAGCTTGTCACCGAACTGGTCGCCAGGATGGaaatcaacaacaacattgaCAGCATCACGAATAACACTCTttaa